Proteins encoded by one window of Aphis gossypii isolate Hap1 chromosome X, ASM2018417v2, whole genome shotgun sequence:
- the LOC126551983 gene encoding cyclin-dependent kinases regulatory subunit-like, translating into MTSRDDIKYSVKYEDDTYVYRHVILPECLARTMPKTHLMTETEWRNLGIQMSTGWQHYMRHGPEPHIVPFRRLKNENHEF; encoded by the exons ATGACATCTAGAgatgacataaaatattcagtaaAATACGAGGATGATACATACGTTTACAG ACACGTAATTTTACCAGAATGTTTAGCTAGAACTATGCCTAAGACTCATTTAATGACTGAAACTGAGTGGCGAAATCTTGGCATTCAAATGTCAACCGGCTGGCAGCATTACATGAGACATGGACCCG aaCCTCATATAGTACCATTCAgaagattaaaaaatgaaaatcatgaATTTTAA